A genomic region of Verrucomicrobiia bacterium contains the following coding sequences:
- a CDS encoding BtpA/SgcQ family protein, with amino-acid sequence MPAKNQFFSSSKPVIGMIHLEALPGTPASRRSVREIESLALREAKLYREEGVHGIMIENMHDTPYLRSHVGPEIVATMAIVASAVKGAVKLPCGVQVLAGANTEAMAVAHAAGLDFIRVEGFAFAHVADEGLIQASAAPLLRYRKQIGADHVQVWADVKKKHSSHAITADIGIGETAEAVEFMRGDAVIITGSVTGDPPQLTDIRAAKKHSHLPIYLGSGVTAQNLAKYYALADGFIVGSHFKIDGRWSNAVDAKRIAHFMKGHGQLER; translated from the coding sequence ATGCCCGCAAAGAATCAGTTCTTTTCGTCATCCAAACCGGTCATCGGCATGATTCACCTGGAAGCTCTGCCCGGCACGCCTGCCAGTCGGCGAAGCGTCCGCGAAATCGAGTCATTGGCGTTACGCGAGGCCAAACTTTACCGCGAGGAAGGCGTGCACGGCATCATGATCGAGAATATGCACGATACGCCGTATCTGCGCAGCCATGTCGGCCCGGAGATCGTAGCCACCATGGCCATCGTGGCGTCGGCCGTAAAGGGAGCGGTCAAATTGCCCTGCGGCGTCCAGGTCCTGGCCGGCGCAAACACGGAAGCGATGGCCGTTGCGCACGCGGCGGGGCTGGATTTCATCCGCGTCGAAGGATTCGCCTTCGCCCACGTGGCGGACGAAGGCCTCATCCAGGCATCGGCGGCTCCCCTGCTCCGTTACCGCAAGCAGATCGGCGCCGACCACGTGCAGGTCTGGGCGGATGTGAAAAAGAAGCACAGTTCGCACGCCATCACCGCTGACATCGGCATCGGCGAGACGGCGGAAGCGGTGGAGTTCATGCGCGGCGACGCGGTAATCATCACCGGTTCAGTCACCGGCGATCCGCCCCAGCTCACAGATATCCGGGCGGCGAAGAAACACAGCCACTTGCCCATTTATCTCGGCTCCGGCGTGACGGCGCAGAACCTGGCGAAGTACTATGCTCTCGCGGACGGCTTCATTGTCGGGTCACACTTCAAAATCGACGGCCGCTGGTCGAACGCGGTGGATGCGAAGCGTATTGCCCATTTTATGAAAGGGCATGGCCAACTCGAAAGGTAG
- a CDS encoding ABC transporter ATP-binding protein, protein MQANTQSDWTVIRRLLGLSWRYRAGCIKVFIYQLILLAMGLAGLGLTGLGIDFVRWHIQSTATPPHWPFGLAPPTSWAPMKVMMVIAAIMFTFAILRAALNYVYSIAVAVLVERYIVVEMRAQVYEKLQRLSFRFYDANETGSIINRVTGDSRAVANFVNNVLIQSIIMLLSLFVYLAYMLTIHAKLTLACLAVIPLLWVIAAVFSRVVQPEYVRNRELVDRMVLHIAETAQGIQTIKGFARERERFAIFEASNEAVRAQQQTIFWRVSLFVPSIGMLTQISLFVLLIYGGHLVIAGELPLGTGMVVFAGLLQQFAAQIANVAQVANTIQQSLTGARRVFEVLDAPIEIVNPPNATRLARAKGEVRFEGVSFGYNAGDDPELQEVTFEARPGESIAILGPTGSGKTTLLSLITRFYDPQRGRVLVDGTDVRKLDLDDLRRNVGLVFQESFLFSNTVAANIAFGHPDATREEVEKAAKIAAAHEFIVNLPKGYDTLLGEGGKDLSGGQRQRLAIARALLLDPAILLLDDPTAAVDPETEKEILEAIENAMRGRTTFMVANRISSLRRADRIIVLEDGRIVQVGTHEELVRTDGPYRRTAELQFATT, encoded by the coding sequence ATGCAAGCGAATACGCAATCTGACTGGACAGTGATCCGCCGTCTCCTGGGGTTGAGTTGGCGCTATCGAGCGGGTTGCATCAAGGTGTTCATCTACCAATTGATCCTGCTCGCGATGGGTTTGGCGGGGCTGGGGCTGACGGGCCTGGGGATTGATTTTGTTCGATGGCACATCCAATCAACGGCGACACCACCGCACTGGCCGTTCGGGCTGGCGCCGCCGACGTCCTGGGCGCCCATGAAGGTTATGATGGTCATTGCGGCCATCATGTTTACTTTCGCGATCCTGCGGGCAGCGCTGAATTACGTTTACAGCATTGCGGTCGCGGTATTGGTGGAGCGGTACATCGTCGTCGAGATGCGGGCGCAAGTTTACGAGAAACTCCAACGGCTCAGCTTTCGGTTCTACGACGCCAATGAGACCGGCTCGATCATCAACCGCGTCACTGGCGACTCGCGTGCGGTAGCGAACTTCGTCAACAACGTATTGATTCAAAGCATCATCATGTTGCTATCGCTGTTCGTGTATCTGGCGTACATGCTGACGATCCATGCGAAGCTGACGCTGGCGTGCCTGGCGGTGATCCCACTGTTGTGGGTGATTGCGGCGGTGTTCTCGCGCGTCGTGCAACCCGAATATGTCCGCAATCGCGAGTTGGTGGATCGGATGGTCCTTCACATTGCCGAAACCGCGCAGGGAATCCAGACGATCAAGGGCTTCGCCCGCGAGCGGGAGCGGTTCGCCATCTTCGAAGCCAGCAACGAAGCCGTGCGAGCGCAACAGCAGACCATCTTCTGGCGCGTGAGCCTGTTTGTACCATCGATCGGGATGCTGACGCAGATAAGTTTGTTTGTGTTGCTGATCTACGGCGGGCACCTGGTCATCGCGGGCGAATTGCCGCTGGGCACCGGCATGGTCGTGTTTGCGGGACTCTTGCAGCAGTTCGCGGCGCAGATCGCAAATGTCGCACAGGTTGCCAACACCATCCAGCAGAGCCTCACGGGGGCGCGGCGCGTGTTCGAGGTGCTTGACGCGCCCATCGAAATTGTTAATCCGCCGAACGCGACCCGGCTGGCTCGTGCCAAGGGTGAGGTGCGATTCGAAGGAGTGAGTTTTGGGTACAACGCCGGGGACGATCCCGAGTTGCAGGAGGTCACCTTCGAGGCGCGACCCGGGGAGAGCATCGCCATTCTCGGCCCGACCGGGTCAGGCAAGACGACGTTATTGAGCTTGATCACGCGTTTCTACGACCCCCAGCGTGGGCGCGTGCTGGTTGACGGCACGGACGTGCGGAAGCTCGACCTCGACGATCTCCGTCGCAACGTGGGGCTGGTGTTCCAGGAGAGTTTTCTTTTTAGCAACACCGTCGCGGCCAACATCGCGTTCGGGCATCCGGATGCGACGCGCGAGGAGGTCGAGAAGGCGGCGAAAATCGCCGCGGCGCACGAGTTTATTGTGAACCTGCCCAAAGGGTACGACACGCTGCTCGGTGAAGGCGGCAAGGATTTGTCGGGCGGCCAGCGCCAGCGGCTGGCCATCGCGCGCGCGCTGTTGCTTGATCCCGCGATCCTGTTGCTCGACGACCCGACGGCGGCAGTCGATCCCGAGACGGAGAAGGAGATTTTGGAGGCGATTGAGAATGCCATGCGCGGGCGCACGACGTTCATGGTGGCCAACCGGATCAGCTCGTTGCGGCGCGCCGACCGCATCATTGTTTTGGAAGATGGGCGGATCGTACAGGTCGGCACGCATGAGGAACTGGTTCGCACCGACGGGCCGTACCGACGCACGGCGGAATTGCAGTTTGCCACCACATGA
- a CDS encoding ABC transporter ATP-binding protein, translating to MKAALTQVRQEDLDELNLRPLEMRLIWRMLRYTQKHKRKRDWLFALVILRSIQLPVLAWLIGVIINGPIARHDARGVVWGAVGFLAFAAVTQFCFHFRQRLALEMGESVLQDLRRDIFQHLLKMPMSFYNRTKIGRIISRYTSDAEAMRVGWQDVFFVTAVQGGQMICAALLMLWYDRVLFLVVLAMAPILGAMNYRFRRTLSNANRKVQESWSRVTATIAESVTGIRVTQGFVRQDVNAGLFTDLLMDHSVYNLGVARATGVFLPMLELNSQTFTAVLLMVGGYRVLSPAIHMDVGNLIQFFFLANLFFSSIQPLGNMYNQALAAMAGAERVFRLLDAKPDWEEPPTVRELPRIRGRVEFRDVSFGYVPDRLALNDMNFVAEPGQTVALVGHTGSGKSSIVNLITKFYLPGHGAVLIDGFDTRDIQGDSLHRQMGIVSQQNFLFSGTVMDNIRFGRPAATDEEVVDAVRKLDFLDVIGSLSAGFATAVGERGANLSLGQRQLICFARAMLADPRILILDEATSSVDAMTEARIQKALVTLLQGRTSFVVAHRLSTIRHADLVLVLRQGKIVERGTHTQLLEANGTYAELYRQFIRATGVAPRQAAV from the coding sequence ATGAAAGCGGCCCTGACACAAGTACGGCAGGAAGACCTGGACGAGCTGAACCTGCGTCCGCTGGAGATGCGGTTGATCTGGCGGATGTTGCGGTATACGCAGAAGCATAAGCGCAAACGCGATTGGCTGTTCGCGCTGGTGATTCTCCGGTCCATCCAATTGCCCGTGTTGGCGTGGCTGATTGGCGTGATCATCAACGGCCCGATTGCTCGACATGACGCGCGCGGCGTGGTGTGGGGTGCGGTGGGATTCTTGGCGTTCGCGGCGGTGACGCAGTTCTGCTTCCACTTTCGTCAACGGTTGGCGCTGGAGATGGGCGAATCGGTCCTGCAGGATTTGCGCCGCGATATTTTCCAACACCTGCTGAAGATGCCGATGAGTTTTTACAACCGGACGAAGATCGGGCGCATCATTAGCCGGTACACGTCCGATGCCGAGGCGATGCGTGTCGGCTGGCAGGACGTGTTTTTTGTGACGGCGGTGCAGGGCGGGCAGATGATTTGCGCCGCGCTGCTGATGTTGTGGTATGACCGGGTCTTGTTTCTGGTCGTGCTGGCGATGGCGCCGATTTTGGGGGCGATGAATTACCGATTTCGCCGCACGCTCAGCAACGCGAACCGCAAGGTGCAGGAGAGTTGGAGCCGCGTCACGGCGACCATCGCGGAATCAGTCACGGGAATTCGCGTGACGCAGGGGTTCGTGCGGCAGGACGTGAATGCGGGGCTGTTTACCGACCTGCTGATGGACCACTCGGTGTACAATCTCGGTGTTGCACGGGCCACGGGCGTGTTTCTGCCGATGCTGGAATTGAACAGCCAGACGTTTACCGCGGTGTTGCTGATGGTGGGCGGGTATCGCGTGTTGAGCCCGGCCATTCACATGGACGTCGGCAACCTGATTCAGTTTTTCTTCCTCGCGAACCTGTTTTTCAGTTCCATTCAGCCGCTCGGCAATATGTACAACCAGGCGCTGGCGGCGATGGCGGGGGCGGAACGCGTTTTTCGTCTGCTCGACGCGAAGCCTGATTGGGAGGAACCGCCAACGGTGCGCGAGCTGCCGCGCATCCGGGGACGGGTCGAGTTCCGCGATGTCAGTTTCGGTTACGTGCCCGATCGGCTGGCGCTCAATGATATGAATTTCGTGGCCGAACCCGGCCAGACCGTTGCGCTTGTCGGCCACACGGGTAGTGGCAAGAGTTCCATCGTTAATCTCATTACAAAGTTCTACCTGCCGGGGCATGGGGCGGTGCTGATCGATGGGTTCGACACGCGGGATATCCAGGGCGACTCGCTGCATCGCCAGATGGGCATCGTCAGCCAGCAGAACTTCCTCTTTAGCGGCACGGTGATGGATAACATCCGCTTTGGCCGGCCCGCGGCGACCGACGAAGAAGTCGTGGATGCCGTCCGCAAGCTGGATTTCCTCGACGTGATCGGTTCGCTCTCGGCAGGGTTCGCGACGGCGGTGGGTGAACGCGGCGCGAATCTGTCGCTCGGCCAGCGCCAGCTGATTTGTTTTGCCCGCGCGATGCTGGCCGACCCGCGCATCCTGATTCTCGACGAGGCGACCAGTTCCGTGGACGCCATGACCGAAGCGCGCATCCAGAAGGCGCTCGTGACGCTGTTGCAAGGCCGCACCAGTTTCGTCGTCGCCCACCGCCTCAGCACGATACGCCACGCCGACCTGGTTCTCGTGTTAAGGCAGGGCAAGATCGTGGAGCGGGGGACACACACGCAATTGCTGGAAGCCAACGGCACGTATGCGGAGTTGTACCGGCAGTTCATCCGCGCGACGGGAGTGGCCCCGCGACAGGCGGCGGTTTAA
- a CDS encoding prepilin-type N-terminal cleavage/methylation domain-containing protein has protein sequence MRNTIEKRVPRHSLNSGKGFTLTELSVLMMVGAILASVLVADLSQTRMKLLQQACAANMKHWGMAIGMYMDDYNGVIFYDVGGLHFSDNNSPLQRYFGNGSNSFATLQMVRACPARVGIAPFGPQKGYEIPVGQFRHGLVYKDADIAGSPYFRGGNYWPDLKSVPVPAQYLLMTECYNTVLCNSLLVRVSSPASGFNSDPLPPLARHNNAVNCLFGDFHVELVSSNKIAQQDIGCGTTGNPWFNLD, from the coding sequence ATGCGCAACACTATTGAAAAGCGAGTACCGCGACACAGTCTGAACTCAGGAAAAGGTTTCACCCTGACGGAACTGTCAGTGCTGATGATGGTGGGGGCGATTTTGGCGAGCGTGCTCGTGGCCGATTTGAGCCAGACCCGGATGAAGCTTCTTCAGCAAGCGTGCGCGGCCAACATGAAACACTGGGGGATGGCGATCGGGATGTATATGGACGACTACAACGGCGTGATTTTCTACGATGTAGGCGGGCTGCATTTTAGTGATAATAATTCTCCTCTTCAGCGCTATTTTGGGAATGGCTCTAACTCTTTTGCGACACTGCAGATGGTCCGTGCCTGTCCAGCGCGCGTAGGCATAGCCCCTTTCGGTCCGCAGAAAGGCTACGAGATACCGGTCGGCCAATTTCGCCACGGCCTTGTATACAAAGATGCGGATATAGCGGGCAGTCCATATTTTCGCGGCGGCAACTACTGGCCCGACCTGAAATCCGTGCCCGTTCCCGCGCAGTATCTCCTGATGACCGAATGCTATAATACAGTGCTATGCAATTCGTTATTGGTACGTGTCTCGTCGCCGGCCTCCGGATTTAATTCAGATCCATTACCGCCACTTGCCCGGCATAATAACGCGGTGAATTGCCTGTTCGGCGATTTTCATGTGGAACTGGTTTCGTCGAACAAGATTGCTCAGCAAGACATCGGCTGCGGCACGACCGGGAACCCATGGTTTAACTTGGATTAG